The window ATTCTTCTTTCTATGCATGTCTTCAATATCTTTGTGTCCTGATCAACATGCACGAAAAATTTAACAGCGGTTTTTAAATTATCTTCGAATTGATAATCTTCACAACTCGCGATCAAGGCCAAAATCTCAGCCTTATCGAGGAGCTGTAATTTCTTAAGAAATTCCTGTCCCGGCCTACGATAAAATTTGGAAATTGAGGTCGTTCCGCTAATTCTAATCCTCTTCCTGACTTCTATTTGCTCCTCTAAGTCGAGTTTTTGATGCTCGCCAGAATCAAACCTGTTTGCCATCGATGCCGCTTCATCAGCATCAACAATCTGAACGATATCAGTCTTTCGACTGTTCAACGAAAGCCCCTCATCAGCCAATAGAGCCGTCAGTCTCTCGACGCACTTTAAGGCTTTTTCCTTAGTTTCCGCAAAAATACGGTAATCATCGACATATCTAATGAATGTGACGCCTTCTTCGATCAACTTCCTATCAACATCGATGAGAACCGCCTCTGAGAGTATCCTACTCGCATCAGATCCCACGGGAATTCCGAAACTACGTCGATCACCGGCCCAGAAAAACAGTATCTCGCAAATCAATTTACAATATTTTCTCTCTAGTCCGCAATCGAGCAAATGGTTTTCGAGAGTATGATTTCCAATCCTGTCAAAAAAATTCGATATATCCGTTATTACTTTCCAATGACCAATTTTCTCTTTGGAAAGCCTGGACGATTCAGCTCGAAAGCTGTCATATCCAAAATCTTCATCGAACAGCTGGTCAGGACTATCCGATCGACGGTGGGAATGAATTATTTTTCTCTCTCTTGCAGGACGAAGCGCCTCAATCTTCTCAAATGCTAGAACTGCTAACGAAAGATATTTCACCGCATCGAAAGGATCAAGCCATGCAACTTGCCGGAAGGTGTTCTCGTCCTTCGCTACTAGTGTTTTTCTGGTCGGCCCGATCCGCTCTTGCTCTAGGTCAGCACGCTTGAGAAACTTGATAGTCTCCGCCTTAACGGCGCGACGAAAGTCGTCGGGGTGAGCGCGTAGTACCTGAGTCTCGATGGGGTATGAGAAAACAGGAGGACGAAAGAGATCGTCGGCCCCCTTTTCGAGAATCCGGGTAACCGCCAGCTCAATGGCACTCTCAATTCGTCTAAATTCTGTAGCGTCCAACCACGCCCCCACATATAAATGAGAAATCGGCCATAGACCTAAGAATTCGCCTCATATCGATCAAGGCGTAGATCAGCTTAGTCGACGTCATGTTGTGAACAACTCGCCCGGGGTTCGGATCAAGACCAATGAGTTAACTCCCCGATTCACCTTCTGTGGCCCTGCCGAGGACCGGCGCGTCGGGGCTGGCCTTTGCTCCACGCGATCGAGGACGCTCTGCGGGCGCTCGCTTTTGCCACCGGCTGGGCGGGGTCGGACGTGGGGGTTTGCGTCTGGATCGGGATGAGCGGGGGTGCCATGCGCACCCTTGGAGGCTCCGGGAGTTTTTGTGGGCGCCCTCAGACGCCGGGTGGCGGACCCCCGTCCGCTTTGGCTTTCCTCGCATAAGCTCGGGCGCGCGGTCGTGCTTGCGGCGCTGCGCGCCGGTGCATCGCCACGCGCTACGCTGGAGGCTTCCCCGTTTCCTACTCGCCAAGGGTGTGCCAGCCTCCCCCCATGCCCAAGCACACTCCCTCCCCCGCCCCCCCGCGCGAGCCGCTGCTCTTCAACAACCGCAAGCATCCGCGTCAGGCGACTTCGCGCGTCGCTTTTGCCGAGATGGCGATCCCTGACGACGACCCGCTGCTCGAGTTCATCCCCTATTGCCACAAGCAGCCGCGCTCGAACGCGATCCTGCCCGCGGTGCAGCGCGCTTTCATCTATCAGCTGGCCTCCACCGGGATCGTCAAGCAGGCGGCGATCCGCGTCGGCAAGAGCATCGAGGCGCTCTACAAACTGCGCGAGAAGCCGGGGGCGGAGGATTTTGCGCGGGCGTGGGATGCGGCGCTCGAATGGGGGCGATTGCGGCTGGAGGATTGCGCAATGGAGCGCGCGATCCATCAGGGCGCGCACAACCCGCGCGCCAATTCGATGATCTGCTGGGTGATCCAGCACCGTTCGCAGCACATGGTCGACGCGCGCAAGGTGCATCCCGGCCACTGGCTTTACGAACGCATCCGCCACGACATCACCGGCGCATGGGGCGACGAGGATGAGGATGGTTCACCCAGCGACCCGAGCTGAACGCGCTGGTTCGGCGCATAGCGCCGCAAGGCCGACCGGCCGCCCGCAGCGACGCGGCCTTCAGGCCGTGTGAGCGAGGATTTCGCAGCGCGCACGCGCTGCGGAACAAGGGTTTCTCAGGAACTGAGAAACGCGACCAGACTTCGCACCTTCTTGCTGCGCCATTGCGGTGCGGGTGCGAGCAGCCAGTAGGCGCGGGTGCCGGGTTCGGGGTCGCCGAGCGCGATCAGCTGGCCTTGTGCGATCCCCGCCTCGGCCAGTGCGAGCGGGACCACGGTGCGTCCCATCCCCGCAAACGCCGAGGCCAGCGCCTGTCCCGGCGATCCGGCGCGGATGCAGGGGTTCACGCCATCGGGCAGCGGCATTCCCGGCCATTCGATCCACGCATCGCGGTGGCTGGGCGCGGCGATCGTGACGCGCATCGCGGGGGCAAGCTGGACGCCTTGCAGATCGCTCGGCCCGTCGACCAGCCGGATCGCAAGGTCGAGGTTCGCCTCGGTGAAGTCGGCATGTTCGTCGGGGGCGAAGATATATTGCACGCCGGGCGTTTGGGCCTGGAACGCGGCGAGGCGCGGGGCCAGCCATGCGGCGTAGAATTCGCGCGGGGCGGCGATGGTGTAGCGGTCCGATGCCTGGCCCGCCTGCATCGCGGCGACGCTTTCCTCGAAGCGCAGGAACCCTTCGCGTAAGGGGTCGAGACCGGCCTCGCCCTCGGGCGTGAGTTCGAGGCCCTTGGAGGTGCGGCGGAACAGCACGACGCCGAGCACATCCTCGAGCGCGCGGATCTGCTGGCCGACCGCGGCGGGCGTGACGGCAAGTTCGTCCGCGGCGCGCGTGAAGGACAGGTGCCGCGCGGCGGCATCGAACACGCGCAGGGCGTTGAGGGGCAGATGGGTGCGCTTCACCCGCCTGCGATTAGGCGGCCTCGCCGCGCATCGCAAGCATCCGCGTGCCTGGGCTTGTGATCAGCGCGGGGTGCGGCCCACCGCGATCTCGGGCGCGGCGAGCGGGAAAAAGGGGATGCGGATCTCGGCGGGCGAACCGTCGCTGCGCACGAAGGTGTAGAACCCCTCCATCGACCCGCGCGGGGTGGTCAGCGGGCAGCCCGAGACATAGTCGTGGCTTTGCCCGGGCAGCAGCGTGGGCTGTTCGCCGACCACGCCCTCGCCGTCGACATGGTTCACCATCCCGCGCCCGTCGGTGATGCGCCAGTGCCGGGTGCGAAAGGTCAACGGCTCGTGCGAGGCGTTCTCGATCCGGATGTGATAGACCCAGAACCACTTGCCCGCCTCGGGGTGCGACTGTTCGGGCAGGTAATTGACAGCGACCCGGACGGTGACCCCGTGGGTGGTGGCGGCGTGCTGGAAAAACTCTTTCATGTCGCCTCCGAAGTTAGCGATTGATCGCTGTCTCACAAGAGGCTCAACGCGCTTAATCCCAGCTGTATCCCGCCGCGCGCCGGTTTGGGTGCGGCCGCGCGGGGGTCACGGTGTCGCGGCCGGCGCGGCGGGGAGCGGATCGGGCGGGTTGTGCCTGGCCAGAAACGCGTCGAGCGCCTCGTACCAGGCCTGCGCGCTTTCGGGCTTGGAGAAGCTGTGCCCCTCGCCCTCGATCACGAGCGTTTGCGGCGGAACCGGCGCGCCGCGCGCGGCGCGTTCGAAGATGGTGTATTGCGACAGAGGCACGCGCTGGTCCTTGGTGCCGTGCGCCAGCAGCACCGGGCGCGAGAGCTGGCCGGCCGCGCGATAGGGCGACACTTCGCCCAGTTCCTGCGTCTTGCCCTTGCCGCGCACGCGCGCCGACCACCACTTGTTGACCTTCGGAGACAGATAGCGCCGGTCATAGGTGAGCAGCTTGCCCCAGTCGGTCACCCCCGCCCAGCTGGCCGCACAGCGGTAGCGTTCGGGATTGCGCAGCACCGACCACAGCGCCGCATAGCCGCCGTAGGAGCCGCCCACCACGCACACGCGGGCCGGATCGGCGATGCCTTCCTTGACCGCCCAGTCCATCGCATCGTCGATGTCGTCCTGCATCTTGCGGCCGATCTCGCCGACGCCGGCTTCGAACAAGGCCTCGCCATAGCCGCC is drawn from Erythrobacter neustonensis and contains these coding sequences:
- a CDS encoding RNA-directed DNA polymerase — encoded protein: MDATEFRRIESAIELAVTRILEKGADDLFRPPVFSYPIETQVLRAHPDDFRRAVKAETIKFLKRADLEQERIGPTRKTLVAKDENTFRQVAWLDPFDAVKYLSLAVLAFEKIEALRPARERKIIHSHRRSDSPDQLFDEDFGYDSFRAESSRLSKEKIGHWKVITDISNFFDRIGNHTLENHLLDCGLERKYCKLICEILFFWAGDRRSFGIPVGSDASRILSEAVLIDVDRKLIEEGVTFIRYVDDYRIFAETKEKALKCVERLTALLADEGLSLNSRKTDIVQIVDADEAASMANRFDSGEHQKLDLEEQIEVRKRIRISGTTSISKFYRRPGQEFLKKLQLLDKAEILALIASCEDYQFEDNLKTAVKFFVHVDQDTKILKTCIERRITSIIYIADALIKEKENLPEGLSSELCELIFNGFDWLSGPYPLLVPILRLSSQSTFADSRYVDDIVAHHSQLDSLIFFREAISIGYPCLDRSRIRALAIDVSNNVPDFVRRSIYFAVASHSGLSPDEKRPLLKTMKQHSPDWFIERIDAIIGV
- a CDS encoding LysR family transcriptional regulator; translation: MKRTHLPLNALRVFDAAARHLSFTRAADELAVTPAAVGQQIRALEDVLGVVLFRRTSKGLELTPEGEAGLDPLREGFLRFEESVAAMQAGQASDRYTIAAPREFYAAWLAPRLAAFQAQTPGVQYIFAPDEHADFTEANLDLAIRLVDGPSDLQGVQLAPAMRVTIAAPSHRDAWIEWPGMPLPDGVNPCIRAGSPGQALASAFAGMGRTVVPLALAEAGIAQGQLIALGDPEPGTRAYWLLAPAPQWRSKKVRSLVAFLSS
- the apaG gene encoding Co2+/Mg2+ efflux protein ApaG; the protein is MKEFFQHAATTHGVTVRVAVNYLPEQSHPEAGKWFWVYHIRIENASHEPLTFRTRHWRITDGRGMVNHVDGEGVVGEQPTLLPGQSHDYVSGCPLTTPRGSMEGFYTFVRSDGSPAEIRIPFFPLAAPEIAVGRTPR